The sequence tcaacaggaTTTAACTATTGATAAATATTGTCATATTGTCTTGGGcaattttgttttcaaaatAATCACCAAAATCATTAATGGCCGCCTTGCTTCTACTGCCGCTAGAATTACATCTTTGAATCAATTTGGTTTTATTAGGGGCCGTAATATTCATCTCTGCATTGCCACAGCCTCTGAGGGGGTAAATGTCATGGATAAAAAATGTTTCGGTGGGAATATGGCAATTAAAATTGACATCAAAAAGGCATTTGACACTATGGATTGGTCTTTCATTTTGGAAGTTCTAGAGGCGTTTGGTTTCTTGGTGTGATTTCAAGACCTTATTCTTAATATTTTCATCTCGTCTAGAATTTCCATTATGATTAATAGGGCCCCTAAAGGTTATTTTCATTGTTCCAGGGGGCTTCGGCAAGGAGATCCTCTTTCTCCAATCCTCTTTTGCTTGGCTGAGGAATTTCTGAGTCGTTTAATATTAAATCATTTGGAGACGGGGCGTCTCCAGCCTATGTCTTATGTCAGAAACTCTAATTTTCCATCGCATTTgttttatgttgatgatatcttACTGTTTTGCAAAGCTTCTGTGCAGAATGTGAAATTAATTGCTGATATTTTCAAACTCTATGGCACTCTTTCGGGTCAATTGGTAAATTGGACTAAATCAGAAGCTTTTTTTGGCCAAAAAATTATTCCTACTCGCGCTCGCATGTTAGGTGAGATTACGGGTTTTAAAATTGGTTTGCTTCCTTTTTCTTACCTTGGTGTTCCTCTGTTTCGAGAAACCCCGAGAAATATGATGTTGAAACCAATTGCAGACAGAATTGTTTTAAAATTCAGTAACTGGAAAGGGAAGTTACTCTCGATGGCTGGACGATTAACTCTGATTAAATCAGTGATTTCCAGTTCAGTTCTGCATTCTTTTTCGATTTATAAATGGCCTCCTGACCTGTTAAACTTTTTAAAAAGATGCACTTTGAATTTCCTTTGGTCGGGCTCGATGAATGAGAAGAAGCTTGCCATCCCCTCTTGGAGTTTATGTTGTAAACCCATTGTTGAAGGAGGTTTGGGTGTAAAAGACTTTGCAGATATGAACATTGCTATGCTGGGCAAAATTTGTTGGGATTTAATCTCTTTAGATAATTTTCCAATGGGGATTTTGAAGAAACGTTTTCTAAGTAAGATGGGGGGTCCTCGATCCACACCTATTGGCTCCTCGGTTTGGTCATCCGTAAGgagttgtttttcttttgtcttGCAAAATTCTTCTTGGTGGATTGGCGTACACTCAAAACTCAATTTCTGGTTTAGTTCTTGGATCTCCCCAATGGTTGCTGAACGTTTGAATATTTGTGATGATACTGAGCTTAGTGGCGATtcagttttaaattattttggCAGTTCTGGTTGGTCGAATCTCCCGACTGAGGTGGAAGATTTTAAGGGTGATATTGAAGATATCAAGGGAGGTTTTGACTCCGAAGATGTGTGCTTCTGGAAGGCTGACCGAAAGGGCGTTTTTTCGGTCAGAAGTCTTTACAATTTGATTCGGGGGGGTTCAGCCTGAGGTGTCTTGGAAAAATTTCATCTGGAAAAGCTTCTTGCCACCATCTCGTTCTCTTATCTGTTAGAGAGCAATTTTGAACAAGCTCCCAACTCATGATTTAATCAGTGCAAGAggtttgattttaatttcacgGTGCGAACTCTGCCGTCTTAATTTAGAAAGTCATGGCCATCTTTTTGTGAGTTGTATCTTCACGACCCAAATCTGGAACactattttttctttgtttggTCTGTGACTTGGAGTTTTTGACAGTCTCAACTCTCTTTTGGTGTGTTATCAATCACAAAATTTCAGTCCTCAACTCTTTGACATTTGGGCGTCTGCATTTGTAAACACAATTTGGTTAATCTGGAAGACCAGAAATCAGGCCgtctttgatttaattattccAAATGTATCTGTCATTTTGCGGGACCTTTAGAGCGCTCTTCGTGAGGTGCAATTTGGAAGCAGTGGAGTTATGTTTCATTCAGCTAAGGATCACCATGTTTTGTCGTAACTCTCTTTACTTGGTCGCCCTCCTCCCGCACCCTCTTGCGTGGAAGTTATTTGGCGTCCTTCACTGCCGGGTTGGATCAAAGTAAATTCAGATGGATCTGTTGCTGATAATTTAGCAGGGGCAGGTGGAATTTTCAGAAACTGCAGAGGCTTTCCACATGGTGCTTTTGCGATGCCGTTTAGCATTTGTCTTCCTTTTGAGGCGGAATTACATGGTGTTATGCACTCCATTTGTATGGCTTGGGATAAAGGCTGGAAGAAGCTttggattgaatcagattcaagctatgttgttaatttgttaaaatCAAGTTCCAAGACTGTTCCTTGGCGTTTTCGACAAGAGTGGATGCTTCGCCTTTCCATTGTGTCCCAAATGACCATTTTTGTTTCACATATTTTTAGAGAAGGAAATAGGGTGGCGGATTCCTTAGCTAACCATGGTCGAACTGCTTCTTCATTGATTTCATGGAACTCCTCGCCTTCCTTCTGCTCTCATCTTGTGTCTGATGACTTGGCGGGACTGCCACAATTTCGATTCCGctagtttgtttgtattttattttgcttttttgtttgtcctttattatttattttgtacggatcttctcttctcttttaataatattttgggCTCGGCTCCATTTAATTCGAAGTGTGCTAACCTTGTTATGATGCTTTGGTTCTTTTAGGTCGACCTCCAagctttcaattaaaaaaaatttcaatagaaaaaacaaaaaccatTTGTGAAAGTTTCATAAAGAAAATGAATCCAAAAAATTGGGTCTGTTGAAAAAAACAGTTGTCATAGGCCACCggtcattaattaattttattctttatttttgtaatttttttagtaTCTAAATTTGTCTTAGTTTTGCTTGATGAGGTTTCTTAGAGTCGTTTTACCCAGTagtgtaaacgagccgagcccgaACCTAAATAGGTTTGGTATTTACTTGTTAATATTTCTAGTTGAGCTCTTTCGAACCGAGTTTTGACCGAACCGAGTTTTTAACGAGCTctaaccaaattcatcatatATGTATAGAATAAGTAGCATATGTGGAAAAAAAAAGTCGTATAATATACTAGAAAtgagtttaatatatatatatatatatatatataaacaatcgCAGATTATCATTGAGATTCAAGAATAGCAGATGCTACTCGTGGTAGAATAACACAAACCTATAGAAAGTGAAATATTTATTAAAGTCCTTATTTTTCAGCTAAAGGTCCAAAAGTCAAAgctttttttatatcattttccTGATAAGTTAAATCCACGTTGggttgtgaattgtgatgaaaaactaataataattaatgatatatatagtaattaaaaaataattaagcaTGTTTACCAGCTTTCTAACCGAACCTAACGTGTTCGAGCCGTTCCTAAACTCGAATCTACCCTTAACGAGTTGAGTTTTGACCGATTTGAGCTCAAATAGTTTACAAACTACCCATTCTTATTGATTCAATTATGTTAGGTGTCAATTTTGTTAGGTGTGGTGTATGATATCACAAGTGTAGTTTTAATTTTGCTCGACTTGTGTAGTTTTAATTTTGCTcgaaataaataattttaccATTGTGCCTTCCAACTAAATAAGCAAACTACAATTTGTTGAGAATTTAATATATACTAACAGTCAAATGCATGGAATTTGAATGtttatttttctgatttttaggTGTTTATTTGTTTAGAAAAATGAGTCTAACATAAATTTTTAGGTTAGTTAACAGAAAATATATACGAAGAAAATGTTTTAGCCGTAAAACATTTTTCTAAGCCTTTGAAACCTAACTCATTCCTTCCTACCCTTTTAAAAATAGTAGTCACCCACTACTTTGGTTTGTTTCGGGTGTTGTAGCCAAATAcaagaaaatattttaatttctaaCGCAAAATTTTCCAAGTATCCAATATTTGGCAAAACACAAGTTTGGTATTTTAAACATATTAATGATTGTCAAGTGAAATGGAACAAAGGAATTATATTTCTTTTGGCCTTGAAACTAAGAAGCTTGCGTCACtcctttcctttctctttttccaGATCTCGCCTCCCTCCTCCTCCACTTTCTGTTTCTTCTTCTCCCCCACCCTTCTTAAACCGCCGTCACCTCGTCTGCCTTCCTCTCCGCTGCTGTCtcgttgaggaggaagaaggaagcttgtcttccttcttcctcctcccaccgttttttattttctgttctcgttgttatttttcttttgttcgTGTCAGTTTGTTTAGTTGGATCTTATATAGTTTATCGTAGATCTGAATCCGTTTGAACTGCGTCTTTTGGCTAATCTCTTTGTTTTTGTAACTTTTTCTGTTTTAGTAAGGACAAAAACGGTAGATTTTATCCGTAGATCActggatctacgtggttgcaaaagaaaggACTTAGATCCGAAGTTTCAGAATGGTTCAAAGACTGGAGATTGGACTACAGTTGCTTTGCGGCGAATTTGGAGTTACGATCTATGTATGGTTCAAATGTTGGTTGTTTTTAATGTACCTTTAATGGCTTCTTTTGcttttaatagtcattttcttgcttttaatagtcattttcttgcCCACGTGGACTTTGTATTAGGCTTAGCCTATATgtatgtaaggttttattccttactggTCTCTTATGTACTTCCAATGTTAtgatttaatgaaatattagtattactaccaaaaaaaaaaaaaatgattgtcAAGTTGAATTGGATTATATTATTTGTGCAGAAGAGTAATTGGAAAACAGAAAGGAGCCAACCAGGCATAAAGATGATTGCTTGCCAGATATGTAAAGATTGTTGGGACTTTGATTGGATGAAAAGTTTTGAAGGGTTAACACAAACTTAGTTCTATTTTATAAAACTCATTGTTAACCCTTTAATAATTGCAATGATTAGAAAATGATATTCCATATCAAATAGTAAGATACAAAGTTGGAATTGCAGACCTCTAAATGAACTGGTCCTAATTCTACAATCATTAAAAATCCCACTGCCATAAATCAATGAATTTCACAACTCTTCAAAAGAATATCTCACACCATAGTCTTTAGATAGCTGATACCTTTGGCACATCAACTGGGAATTCATGGATCTCATCCATCCATGGATTCTTTTCCTTTGCTGGGTTTATGTTCCTCAATGCCTTCCACACTGCACTGTTACACTTAAAACCTGATCCAAATGCTATTTGCCACGTTCTATCTCCCTTCCTTATCCTTCCTTTACCTTCTGAATATGCCAATTCGTACCAAAGAGAACTGCTCGAGGTATTGCCAAACCGGTAAAGTGTCATCCTTGATGGCTCCATGTGCCAATCAGATAGCTGCAAGTTCTTCTCTAATTCATCCAAAACAGCTCTACCTCCAGCATGGATGCAGAAATGCTCAAAAGCTAATTTGAAATCGGGGATGTACGGtttgatcttcatcttcaaaaGCTTCTTACCAACTAACGTGGCGAAGAATAGTAGCTGTTCCGACATTGGCAGAACAAGAGGCCCTAGTGTGGTGATGTTAGTTTTCAAAGCATCACCAGCAACAGCCATTAGATCCTTTGACAAAGTAACACCAACCTTCCCATTAGAGTCCTCTTCTTGGGTAACACAACTAAAGCACTTATCGTCAGCACCCTTGTGCGTGCGAACTGTATGTACCAATTGGTACTTTGATCTCCTTCTATCAGACCGCTTGTTCGAAAGCAGTATTGCTGCTCCTCCCATTCTGAATAAACAGTTTGAAACTAGCTTTGATCTGTCATTTCCAAAGTACCAGTTCAATGTGATGTTCTCCATGCTGATAACCAATGCATAAGAATTGGGATGGACCTGAAGAAGATCCTTAGCTAGAGCTATCGAGATCAGACCTGCACTGCAACCCATCCCACCTAGATTGTAGCTAACTATATTCCCTCGAAGCTTGTAATGGTTAATAACCATGGCTGAAAGAGACGGAGTGGGATTGAACAAGCTACAATTCACAATCAAGATTCCAATATCTTTGGGCTTAACAGAGGTCTTAGCCAAAAGCTCGTCAACGCAACCATACATGACAGTTTCAGCTTCTTTTCGAGCTTCTTGCATAGATGGGTTAGGAGGAATACTGAGGACAGCCTGTGGAAGGTAAGTTGATTCACCCAGACCAGATCTCTCAAGTATCTTCTGCTGGAAGTTAAGATTATCCTGTGTAAAAGTCCCGGTCATCCGAGATTGATCCATAAAAATCCTTTTTGTACATTTATGAGAGTCATCAGGCTTGTAGCAGGCGAAGTTGACGAGGTATACAGGGCGAGGACGAGTCATAAAATAAAGTGTAAATAGGAAAACAAGGAGCGTAGAGCAGACAATGACAGATATGAGATTGAATTGCAGATGCTCCCAAAGGGTATAAAGATCTTGGAGAGAAAAAGTTGAAATCTGAGCAGCAATGACAACTAGAAGAGGGGAAAGGAAAAGATACATTCCATGGGTGATGAGATAATGGTAACCCAGCTTCACATATTTTAGCTTGACAGATTTTTTGAAATCCGGAAGGTTTCGCGATGAAGATGATTGAATGAGGGGTGCATTTGGTTTTGGCTCCGACATCTCTCCCTGTCAAGGATGAAATCATTCACTTAAATAAGATCGTAACCAACTGATATGTTAAATTGATCAAGCATATGAAGAATAAAGAATCTGAAATTCAACTAGGAAAAGACATTTTGGAGAGTTAAAAATGAAAACCTAGGTTATTTACAAGATCTTAGAATCTGAAGAATCCAATTAGTGAAATTATGtattctatttaaaaaaaagaagaccAAAATCCATAAATTATCCCAGAAAAAGGAAAATCAAGCAACATGTAAAGAAAATGCAGTGAGTAGGAAAAACAAGTAAAAGAAAAGGCGAGAGCAATTAGCAAATCCATAGAAAGAAAACAAGTCAGATCCCCAAATAATAGAGAAGAAAATTAAACAACATTAACGCCctattaaagaaataaaaagaaaccaACCTTAATAGAGGAAATCCAGAGACGGATCGCTTGAATCTCCcgagagaagaagagagagaggaaaagAGGGAGGGGGGAAAAACAAAGCTAGTTGTGAGCTGCCAAAAGAATTAAATAGAAATGAGAGGAGAGGAGAGGAGAGGAGAGGACTATATTTAAACTtggatataaattttttttaaaaagaaaaagaataaaaatggaatagaGGGAGAGAGATATATAGTGGTGGAGATGAGAAGCCAGCTCAGCTCAGTTGGCGAATTGGACGCGTTTTGAGCTTTCAAAATTCAactactattaaattaattacagAGAGACGGCGCCAACTGGCTTTCAAATCTTTGACTCTTTTTAATTCAtcatgttttcttttatttttgtcaaTTTCATTTTCTACTTCTTCCAAATAAATTTCAACATCTCATCTACCtattaatttattcaaatttCATTTTTCACTTTATCCAACTCATCGTTTCACTAGTACTAATATTCATTTAAAGACCATGACTTTATTGCCAAGTCCCAATGGAAATCTTATTTTGTTCAAATAGTCCCAATGGAAGACATCATTTATAGATCTTTCAACGCTTTAGATAAACTTGTTCATACTTACAACGTATTTTAcaataaaattttgaaaactCGAGCAAAATCATTTGTACATTGAATCAAATATAATTTTGTTGTGCATTGATTTAGATGCTTGGTtgaaataatatttattgaaaCACTTCTTTTAAATGTCTCGGATCTGATTTTATCTTGATTCGAAGACTTGTTTGGGGACAAGTAAGGTTCAAAGTGTGATGAGGTTGTTATTGCCATATTGTATAGAGTCTATAGTATAGTTTATACTCCATTTATATACTTTTCTAACCTAAATACTCTGGATTATAGCGTCTTCTACCTATTATCTATCTAATAAGtgttttgagttgtttcatgAGCAATCAGGCATGAAACAAAGCAAAAAGGGACAAAAGTAAGAAGTTGCTCGGCAAGTTACACATTTGCCTCGGCGAGCCATATACTTTACTCAATGAGGAGGTTGTCAATAAGGAGTCAAACTTGGAAATAAAGGTCAACAGAAAAAACCGTGGAAAAGAGATGTTGCTCGGCGAGCTGAACCACACCTACTCGACGAGCTACAACGGACAAATAGACCTTTTCCTAACGTGTCTCTACTTCGGGAGTTCCGATCTGGTTCAATCTCATACATTATATTCCGACTTTGAAGAGGCTAGGACACCTAAATAGACGAGGAAGGTGACCCCTAACACTATAAATAGAGGCTTAAACtatgtaattaaaaatattcaattctTCACATTAGCTTTAGTTCACTACAATTTAACTTTAGCTCGTTTTTACTTTCGTTCttcattcagttcagtttagtttCAGTTTTGATACATTTAATTAAGGTACTTTCGTTCTTTTAATCAAGAAGTAAACATCGGTTTGTCTTCCATCCCTTTTTATcttattattttgttatattcAAGTTATTCTTTCATCTCGTATTTATATTCTTGAATTAATAAACCCGATTTGATAAACATGGGCTCACTATCTCTCCATCTTACCCTTCCTCTATGCTTTAACTCGAACATAAGCTAAATCGCCTTTGACTAGGATGGAGGTGAACCGTGTTTAACGAATATGAGCCGTTAATGAGTGTTTTATGTTGTGTTGTATGAAATAATGAGATAATTAGTTGAAAATCTATTACTCACCTCGAACTAAGAAACCTAATAAAGTAATTGGTAAAAGAGGTTGAATTGTGAAACCTAATCAAATAAACGATTCAACCGAGTAAATCAATTATTCCTACACCTTAACAGGATAGTGCGACTTTGTAGTATAGGTTATGGCTTAACTTCAGTTTTCATCGTATTTAATGATTTCTAACACACTTAGAGATTTTACCTAACCAAGCATCGACGTAAGGGTGTTAGGAATAGAGTTAATAGTTCTAGGGCGGGATTATTATCTTAATTAGGAAAGCTACCGCCTTAAGTTATCTTCGATACACACAACATACACGAAATGATTTATAGTAGTTAACATGGGGATTCGAAATCTCAGCCTCTCCACTCATTCATAAGACAATCGAATATTATTTCTTTGctttctagtttagtttagtaatTGGAAGTGACAAATTCCTTCGAATAATTCATTCATTAGTTAGCATAGGATTTTAGTACGGTTAATGAATTGAAAACTAGTCTCTGTGGGAACGATACCGTTTTTAGGAACATTTAGTACTTGGTATGATAAAGTCCAATTGCTCTTAATTGATACATATTAGATAACACTGTTATCAGCACATCTCAGTAGCATGGCCTATCTTACCACAGAAGTTGCAAACAACTTCTGATCGTGGTTTCCATCCTTTCCTACTAGAAGCTTTGCCTTGAGCGTATTAGTGATGGTGGCTATATCTCTTCCGAGTCACTAGGTGACTCTGAattgatgtgatgtcctttctaagGGATTTATTTTCCTTATAGACTTGAGTGACAAATTTCATCGTTGTTTTGAGATTCTCATCTTGACAAGTATTGTCCTAAAGAAGATATTAGATATCTCTGAGTTTaatctcttcaatctcatcacaccttCTATCTAATGCTTTGatctttttgttacattttttcACTAATGAATAAAGATCACACATAACATTAATCATTTCTtcctaaaatatatatatggagCTTACCTCAGTGTTATGGGTTATTCTATCTTGACAGCCATGAAATAGATGTTTGCAGTTTTAGTAGCTTCGTTCTCAAAAGATGATGTCTCGTCACTATTGCTCCAAGTAGCTACCATGGCCTTCTGATGCTTGTAAAATATATAACaattaataggacaagtgtatcctatcgcaacaagtagtaATTGtgttaagcacgagatcgaacacgtggactatttgttataactagCAACCTATTGGGTCAATCCAATTGTTTGGAGGGTTGAATGAATTTGTTGGATAAATGTTTAACTAAATGGATAAAGAGTAGTAGTATGAACAATTGGGGAAACAGAATATAAATTGATTAGACGCACAATCTAGGACGAGGAATCCCTAATTATGTCTATGTATGATCTTAGGGGGGTTTTAGGTTCATATTCTGACAGAAATTGACGGTAATCACCCTAATAAGCAATATGAAAATGGACAGGATCATATAGCCTATTTACATGCATTCAGTTAACGGCTTGGTTAGGCATATAACATAGGTCATGTAAAGCGTTAAGTTTATTGGTGATTAAAgctaaagtcgtagcccagccacgaagCCACACTCCTAGTGTCCTAGCAAGGTCAAACCATGCGATCTCGGGTTAAATAATCTCCTTCCGGTTTCATATTTACCTATAATCCTATTCTCTGTCGGGTTCGATGTATTAAACATGCATAATTTGATCAATTCAAGACAACCATATAAAccctaaatccctaatcatacataattACATAACCagttcatccccatcccagactAGATGAGGATTAGTTCATGAATAAACCAATTAAATGGAAACAACAAGGATTACTAATGAAAATCATCATCGATTCAATATGATAGCAAAAGCATAAGACAAATAGGGAAAGAGAATTCCAAAACCCAATTCGTCTGTTCCGATTACAAATATGGAAAGAGACTCCTTCCGTTAATAATTCCTCCGAAGAGTAGAGAAgagaaaataaattacaaatgaAAATTATATCTAGAAAATATTGAAAGCATACAAGAAATAAAACCTAAAGCTCCTAAAATTGTGTTTATGGATAAAGGGGAAAAAGAAAAGCAGGAGCGAGAGAGTGGCCAAGCCAATCTCTTATTTATAGTGTTTTTGGCAATGCTTGGCTGTATCAGGGGCAATTTTGGCCTTTTCCAATGTCTTCAGCGGGTCCCCAAGGCTAATTTTCGCGTCCATGGAGCAAAGAAACACTAGGCAAATGACTGCCAGCGTTTCATCTCGCCGAGACATCAAGTGTCTCGGTGAGATGCTgactgtctcggcgagacaagcGGTTGTCTCACCGAGACGTTACGCGAGTGGGGCTATGTTGGCTTCCTTCATTTGGCGATTTGTCTTCCACGACCACCTCGTCTCACCGAGACAGggggtgtctcgacgagacgaggttctgtctcgacgagacagacTTCTGTCTCACCGAGACAGGCTTCCAAACGGGAGCAGTTCGTCTGGTTTTtctcccttttggtccttgatGCGTCCAGAACTCTCCAATGGTCCCTAGCCGATCCAGAAAATGCCCAAAAGTTCCTAAAAGTACCTGAAAACACTAAAAATACGGTAAAAAGCAGAAAATACTAagtttaactaaaaactatcaaattaaagCCAAAATTATC comes from Euphorbia lathyris chromosome 8, ddEupLath1.1, whole genome shotgun sequence and encodes:
- the LOC136202130 gene encoding 3-ketoacyl-CoA synthase 11; protein product: MSEPKPNAPLIQSSSSRNLPDFKKSVKLKYVKLGYHYLITHGMYLFLSPLLVVIAAQISTFSLQDLYTLWEHLQFNLISVIVCSTLLVFLFTLYFMTRPRPVYLVNFACYKPDDSHKCTKRIFMDQSRMTGTFTQDNLNFQQKILERSGLGESTYLPQAVLSIPPNPSMQEARKEAETVMYGCVDELLAKTSVKPKDIGILIVNCSLFNPTPSLSAMVINHYKLRGNIVSYNLGGMGCSAGLISIALAKDLLQVHPNSYALVISMENITLNWYFGNDRSKLVSNCLFRMGGAAILLSNKRSDRRRSKYQLVHTVRTHKGADDKCFSCVTQEEDSNGKVGVTLSKDLMAVAGDALKTNITTLGPLVLPMSEQLLFFATLVGKKLLKMKIKPYIPDFKLAFEHFCIHAGGRAVLDELEKNLQLSDWHMEPSRMTLYRFGNTSSSSLWYELAYSEGKGRIRKGDRTWQIAFGSGFKCNSAVWKALRNINPAKEKNPWMDEIHEFPVDVPKVSAI